The region AATATTCTGGGCAGCGATTGAATCGTCTCTCCGAACGGAAGGCATACGATCAAACCAAAGCATCTAGCAGCTACGGCAAAAAGGGCTGGATATGTAGCCTCATCCATCACAGGCGCGTATCTCCTACATGCTCAACTGAGGTTAGGATCATAACGAAGAGGCTTTGCACCTCAGAAAATGCAAGCTGCCCACCCACTACAACAAGGAGGGCAAACAGGCCGATACGTGCTAGATGCAAAATGCTCTGCTCCTGCACCTGCATGGCGGCCTGCAGCAGCGATACAAGCCCGCATCCAAGCGCTATTACAGCCAGCGGAATAACGGAGAGCTGCAACATCAAAACGAGCGCATGTTGAACGATTGCATACATAGTAGCTACCCTTATTGATATGCTCGGATCAGGCTCTGCGCCAGCAAAAGCCAGCCATCAGATGAAACAAAAAGCAGCAGTTTAAGGGGAAGGCTTACGATAACCGGGCTCATCATCGTTAGCCCCATACCAACTAGGATATTTGCCACGATCAGATCGATTACAAAGAAAGGGATCAGAAGAAAGAACGCTATCGTAAAGCCCTTCTTGATCTCAGAGAGGGTAAATGCGGCCACTATCGTTACAAGCCCGGGCTCCTGATTATCAACCTGCGCCTCATCACCCTCAAGCTTTCCGTTAGCCAAGCGCTTAAAGATCGCAAGCTCACGCTCCCCGCTGTGTTTAAGCAGGAACTCACGCCAGGGGGTAATGATGTCACGACCTCGCTCCATTAGCCCCGCCAGCGGTTGCGCTGCTAGCTGCTCTATCTTTACACCAGCTAGTCGCTCCATCGTTCCGGTCAACACCGGCTGCATAACAACCAACGACATAATTAACGAGAGCGCCATAACGAGTGAGGTGCTTGGTGCCTGCTGCGTGCCGAATCCGCTACGAAGCAGACTAAGCACGATTGTAAACTTAAGGTAACAGGTGCCCACCCCGATCAGGAGCGGCACGAGCGCTATTGCAAGTGATGCTATCAGCAGGGTTTCAGGCGATATAGCTTTCATCGTCATCCTCCCTAATTTGCCCCCTGCGGTTGCGTGCAAGACCCTGCGCTATCCCCTCTGAACCGACCTCTCCACGCTGAACGGTGAGTGAGGTGACCTTAAAGCCGCTGGCCTGTAAGCGCTGCATGATTAGAGAGCGTTCCCGCAGCACCTGAAACGAGAGATCCATACTGCTAACGTTGAGAACGACCTGCATGCCACCCTCCTTAGCCTTAACGAGGGTCACCCCAACAGGCGCACGCATAGCTCCAAACGTGCACTCAAAACTTAGACTAGGCTGACCACCAACCTGGGCTAGCTGCGCATTGTGAATCGAGTAGGTATTATTAATAGCCTGCGTCGAAGCTACTCCATCCTGAACCTTACCAACCTCGTGACTATATATATGTGTCGCTGGCTGGTTTGCGAGAATAGGGCTTGGGAGCGTTTGAATAGGCAGTGCTTTTGGCATCGGCGTTGGCACCCCCTCACCCACAAATTTCTGCGCCAGATTAAGCTGCGCCAGATTCACTGCTGCCTGGCTGCGAAGACCCTCTACTAAATTAACCGTTACAGCTTGCCCAGCTCCCTGCCAAGGTTGCTGCCCAACTCTAGGCGGCGCGGTTGTAACAGGAGCCTCCCCACTACCACCCTGTAAGGAGCGCCCCACCCTTGTGCGTAGGAACGTGCTCAGTTCATTCAACTCCTCGCTACTTCGCCCCTCGCGTAGCGCTCCAGCCTTACGCCGTTCAACCTTCATCATCCCGTGACAGGTATCAACCATCGCCTCACAGCGCACCGTACGGGTGCTACTCTCCTGTACTACAGTACGTGCAAGCTTATGTTGATCGATGGCGTCTTTAAGCTCTCGGTGCGCATGCGTTATGCGGAGATCTACCCTATTTGGAGATGGCAGAGCTGCGGATGAGCCTAGCTCACGCCTCTCTGCTGCTCGCGACACCTCGCGCCAGAATAGCTGCTCCTTCTCCTTCACCAGATCTTTACAGGCGAGCTCATGCTTACGCACATGACCGAGCTGCTGTACCTCGCGTTGGTACTCCCCCTCAGCTCGACCGGTCTTAGCTCGTAGAATCCCACCCTCTAGCATTACTAAACCTATTGTGTCTGTTGAAGTTTTCGAATCGAGGCAACGCCACTCTCTGAGACCTTAGATACCAGCTCTACCTTGAGCTGGTAGTGGCTTACGTCCATCTGAAGCTTAATCATCTCTTCTAGCTGCTTTGCCTGAACGTGCGCAGTATTACCTGCTGACGAAGGGTGCAGGCTAAGTTTAGAGATGCGAGACATTACGTCCTGCCAACCGCCCCCCGCTCCAATGCCGCCAAGCCCCATAGAAGGCGCAGGAGTGCTGGCATTTATTACCGTTGTTGGTTCTAAACTTATCGGTGGAGGGCCTATCGGTGAGATCTTCATAAGGGTGCTGTAGTTACGAAGTTACTGGGTTCTTAATCGCTCGCTTAGATAAAAAGTTGCGGCTACCTGCTTAGATTTATCTCTCCGTACGAAAAACTCTTTTCTTAAGGCACCTTAGCGAGTATTTTAGATGTAATGAGTACAACCATCCCAGCAACGCTTAACGATAGGATTAACGAATTCGGTCACGGAGTATTCCACGACCTAGGGCAGGTTGAGCCCTCCCTCTTCGACATGCACTACTGGAACGGCCGCCTAATGCAATGGTCGGCCTCGCATCCTGATTTCAAGGTAAGCCTCTTTCAACTGGTAGATGTGCTCCCAACGCTGCGCTCCCCTGAGGCTATCGGCGAGCATGTTAGGCGCTACCTCCAGGGCCCTGCGGGTAAGATTCATCCAGCGCTTGCGTGGCTGATCGGCCTCTCCGATAGCATGCTAGGCAGAGCCATTACCTCCTTTTGCGTGACCCAGGGAGTTCAGCAGATGGCGAGCCTCTTTATCGCCGGTAGTGGGCCACGCCAAGCGCTTAAGGGCCTGCGCCGCCTACGAAAGGCTGGTTACTGTTTTACCGTGGACCTACTCGGCGAATTCTGCGTTTGTGAGCGTGAGGCCCTTGAGTACCAGAACCGTTACCTAGATGCCCTTGAAACTATCGGCCAAGCGCTGCCAAGCTGGCCAGAGAGTGCCCCGTTAATTGAGGGGCACCCGGGTGAGCTCAGCCCGCTCTCTATCTCGGTCAAACTCTCGGCGCTCTATTCACAAACAGGTGCGCTAAACTTCAAACGGAGCGTTGAGATCCTATCCGAACGGCTGTCAGAGATCGCGCGCCGCGCCAAGAAGTTCAGCGCTCAGCTCTACGTTGACGCCGAGGACTCTGGGAGTAACCCCATCATCTATGAGAGCTTTAAGAGGGTCTTTGGCTCTCAGGAATTTATCGATATGCCCTACCCCGGCATCGTTATTCAGGCCTACTCGCGCAGCGCTGAGGCCCGGGTGCACGAGATGCTAGAGTTTGCGCGCAGACGAAGATCTCCGATAGCAGTGCGCCTGGTTAAGGGTGCCTACTGGGATTACGAACGGGTTATCAGCCAGCAGAACCAATGGGACTTTCCGTTGTGGAGCGTTAAGGAGAGCTCGGATGCATGTTTTGAGCACCTTTCGCGCATCCTGCTTGATAACCACGATGTATGCCTTCCGGCCTTCGGCTCGCATAATATCCGCTCGCTCTCGCACGCCTGTTGCTACGCCGAGAGTAAGGGCCTTTCGTCAAAAAACTTCGAAATTCAGGTGCTCTACGGCATGGCGGAGCCGATCGCCAACGCCTTTGCTAAACGGGGCTATCTGACCCGCATGTACGTACCGCTCGGCGAGCTGCTCCCAGGTATGGGGTACCTGGTACGGCGGCTGCTTGAGAACACCTCTAACGAATCATTCCTGCGCCACACTTTCTTCGATAGGGATGAGATCTCAACCCTCCTCGCAGAACCCCTTTTTCCACAAACAAAGGACCTAACCGAGCAGCTCGATCTTGATCTGCCCCTTTCTGCAGAGCAGGGCGACGGCGTTCTTATGCAACTTGATTATTAGTGTCTAGGAGATATATCCAAAATGGAAACCAACACACCTTTCATAAACCATCCCCTACTCGACTTTAGCCTAGAGAAAAATCGCCTTGCCGTAGAGCAGGGACTGCTAGAGGTTGATGCATTGATCGGCGCCAAGGCGCTCAAGGCCGTCGCGATCATCGATGGCAAGCCGGTCTCTGGAACGGAGAGCTACATTCGACACGATCCAAGTAACGTAAAGATCGTAATCGGCTCAACTCAGTTCGCGACTATAGAGCATGCAACCTTGGCGATGGAGAGCTGCCGTAAGGGCTTTCCGGCCTGGCGCGCACGCCCGAGCAAAGAGCGTGCAGAGATACTTAGAAAGCTAGCAATATTGATGAAGGATCAAGCGGCGCTACTGACAGCGATAATAATTCGCGAAGCCGGTAAGCCCTGGAAAGAGGCCGATGGGGATCTTGCTGAAGCGATTGATTTTTGCAACTACTATGCGGCCGAGATGCTGCGCATTGCACCAACACGGCGCACTGAGGAGGTGCTTGGTGAGGACAACGTTTATCTCTATCAGCCACGCGGTGTCGCCGTAGTTATCTCCCCGTGGAACTTTCCACTCGCAATTACGTGTGGCATGACAGTTGCGGCACTCGTGACCGGAAACACAGTGGTGCTTAAGCCCTCTGCTCAGGGCAGCCTAATAGCGCATGAATTCGCCAAGCTTGTGCTAGCGGCAGGAGTTCCAAGCGATGCCTTTGCATTCCTGCCTGGCCATGGTGCAGAGATCGGTCGTTTCCTCGTTAATCATCCTGATACTGCACTAATAGCCTTTACCGGTTCACGCGCTGTGGGGCTAGAGATCTTGCGCTCGGCTGCCGCAATCGCTCCCGGCCAACATGGTATTAAACGTGTTATCGCAGAACTTGGCGGGAAAAATGCAATTATCGTAGATGAGGATGCTGACTTTGACGACGCCGTGCGTGGGGTTCTCTCTTCAGCTTTTGGATTCGCCGGTCAGAAGTGCTCAGCCTGCTCGCGCCTAATCGTTGTTGGCGAGGCGTACGAGCCCTTCCTGGCACGCCTCGCCGCAGCACTTGAAGATATGATCGTAGGCCGCGCCGAGAATCCAGCAAGTTTTCTTGGGCCTGTCATCGATGACGAAAGTCACGCCCGAATCTCTACAATGATTCAGTCGGCACAGGACCTCACAGTGCTGGCGGTAGGTCGTGTTCCGACGGAGTTAGTAACAACCGGCAGCTTTATAGCTCCAACCATCTTCAGGGACGTTCCTACAACTCACCCAATCTGGAAGGATGAGATCTTCGGTCCGGTTCTGGCGTGCACTAAGGCCGATAACTTTGATCACGCCCTGTCCCTAGCCGTTGAATCAGATTATGCCCTAACGGGGGGAGTTTTTTCGAGACACCCTGACCATATCGCCAAGGCGCGCACGGATTTCCGTGTAGGGAATCTCTATATTAATAGATCCATCACAGGAGCCATGGTAGGGCGTCAACCGTTCGGCGGCTTTAAATTTTCTGGAGTAGGCTCAAAGGCTGGTGGGCCGGACTACCTACTGCAATTTCTAGAGCCTAGGGTTATAACTGAAAATACGATGCGGCGCGGATTTACGCCGGATCTAAACAACTAACAAAATCACACTCTATGAATATTCTCAGATTCCTTGCGCCTCCAAGCAGATTGCTATGTGCCCTATCAACAATGGCTC is a window of Pseudomonadota bacterium DNA encoding:
- a CDS encoding L-glutamate gamma-semialdehyde dehydrogenase encodes the protein METNTPFINHPLLDFSLEKNRLAVEQGLLEVDALIGAKALKAVAIIDGKPVSGTESYIRHDPSNVKIVIGSTQFATIEHATLAMESCRKGFPAWRARPSKERAEILRKLAILMKDQAALLTAIIIREAGKPWKEADGDLAEAIDFCNYYAAEMLRIAPTRRTEEVLGEDNVYLYQPRGVAVVISPWNFPLAITCGMTVAALVTGNTVVLKPSAQGSLIAHEFAKLVLAAGVPSDAFAFLPGHGAEIGRFLVNHPDTALIAFTGSRAVGLEILRSAAAIAPGQHGIKRVIAELGGKNAIIVDEDADFDDAVRGVLSSAFGFAGQKCSACSRLIVVGEAYEPFLARLAAALEDMIVGRAENPASFLGPVIDDESHARISTMIQSAQDLTVLAVGRVPTELVTTGSFIAPTIFRDVPTTHPIWKDEIFGPVLACTKADNFDHALSLAVESDYALTGGVFSRHPDHIAKARTDFRVGNLYINRSITGAMVGRQPFGGFKFSGVGSKAGGPDYLLQFLEPRVITENTMRRGFTPDLNN
- a CDS encoding flagellar type III secretion system pore protein FliP; this translates as MKAISPETLLIASLAIALVPLLIGVGTCYLKFTIVLSLLRSGFGTQQAPSTSLVMALSLIMSLVVMQPVLTGTMERLAGVKIEQLAAQPLAGLMERGRDIITPWREFLLKHSGERELAIFKRLANGKLEGDEAQVDNQEPGLVTIVAAFTLSEIKKGFTIAFFLLIPFFVIDLIVANILVGMGLTMMSPVIVSLPLKLLLFVSSDGWLLLAQSLIRAYQ
- a CDS encoding flagellar biosynthetic protein FliQ; the protein is MYAIVQHALVLMLQLSVIPLAVIALGCGLVSLLQAAMQVQEQSILHLARIGLFALLVVVGGQLAFSEVQSLFVMILTSVEHVGDTRL
- a CDS encoding proline dehydrogenase family protein — protein: MSTTIPATLNDRINEFGHGVFHDLGQVEPSLFDMHYWNGRLMQWSASHPDFKVSLFQLVDVLPTLRSPEAIGEHVRRYLQGPAGKIHPALAWLIGLSDSMLGRAITSFCVTQGVQQMASLFIAGSGPRQALKGLRRLRKAGYCFTVDLLGEFCVCEREALEYQNRYLDALETIGQALPSWPESAPLIEGHPGELSPLSISVKLSALYSQTGALNFKRSVEILSERLSEIARRAKKFSAQLYVDAEDSGSNPIIYESFKRVFGSQEFIDMPYPGIVIQAYSRSAEARVHEMLEFARRRRSPIAVRLVKGAYWDYERVISQQNQWDFPLWSVKESSDACFEHLSRILLDNHDVCLPAFGSHNIRSLSHACCYAESKGLSSKNFEIQVLYGMAEPIANAFAKRGYLTRMYVPLGELLPGMGYLVRRLLENTSNESFLRHTFFDRDEISTLLAEPLFPQTKDLTEQLDLDLPLSAEQGDGVLMQLDY